One Proteinivorax tanatarense DNA segment encodes these proteins:
- a CDS encoding extracellular solute-binding protein, producing the protein MKIFRLIVCFFLFFILTGCQNDLPDPVEPDTEITLEIWETYNEDEQEVFLDIIEEFKKENPNISIELNSIGHGKGWEELQKGLAMGNLPDIAFVDMKHISALAEAGAIVNLNYLGADELAEQLISSAVKSNTYGGGIFGLPQKVETKVLYYNKTLFDEANVSYPTEEWTWDNLINFSKPLTKNNNYGYGMGNSLEETLPKFYSYGAELTNDSQGQFTLDSEAGLKALELKNSLCNEYQVAAGAWKDDFFNPREGFVQQKYGMIIDSSERFSFYDEKLELGVEMVPKGTYGSVSSIQGDSMVILKDSDYPHEAYEFVKFLTSAEIQTLWFEQLGSIPVNKEALNAVSTDDNFDVILKQATQTQPRLTVPQYNVIEDIVNEKISLVLKGEKTPEQALKEATEKVNNKLFN; encoded by the coding sequence ATGAAAATATTTAGGCTTATTGTTTGCTTTTTTTTATTTTTTATATTGACTGGGTGTCAAAATGATTTGCCGGATCCAGTTGAACCTGATACAGAGATAACATTAGAAATATGGGAAACATATAATGAAGATGAACAAGAGGTTTTTTTAGATATAATAGAAGAGTTTAAAAAAGAGAATCCTAACATTTCAATAGAATTAAATAGCATAGGCCATGGTAAAGGGTGGGAAGAACTACAAAAAGGGCTAGCAATGGGAAACCTTCCTGACATAGCTTTTGTGGATATGAAGCACATTTCTGCTCTAGCAGAAGCAGGGGCAATTGTTAACCTAAATTACTTAGGAGCAGATGAACTAGCTGAGCAACTTATTAGTTCGGCAGTGAAATCTAATACCTATGGGGGAGGAATTTTTGGCCTGCCTCAAAAAGTTGAAACTAAAGTTCTATATTACAACAAAACATTGTTTGATGAAGCAAATGTAAGTTATCCCACAGAAGAATGGACATGGGATAATTTGATTAACTTCAGCAAGCCCCTAACTAAAAATAATAATTATGGCTATGGTATGGGAAATAGTTTAGAAGAAACACTCCCTAAATTTTATTCTTATGGTGCTGAATTGACAAATGATTCACAAGGGCAATTTACTCTTGATAGTGAAGCAGGTCTTAAGGCCTTGGAGTTAAAAAACAGTTTATGTAATGAATATCAAGTAGCTGCTGGAGCTTGGAAAGATGACTTTTTTAATCCCAGGGAGGGGTTTGTACAACAAAAATATGGTATGATAATTGACTCTAGCGAAAGATTTTCTTTTTATGATGAAAAGCTAGAACTGGGAGTAGAAATGGTTCCTAAGGGAACTTATGGTTCTGTGTCTAGCATACAGGGTGATAGTATGGTTATATTAAAGGACTCAGATTATCCCCACGAGGCATATGAATTTGTTAAGTTTTTAACTTCTGCTGAAATCCAAACACTATGGTTTGAACAGCTAGGTAGCATACCGGTAAATAAAGAAGCTTTAAATGCAGTTTCAACTGATGACAACTTTGATGTTATTCTAAAGCAGGCTACACAAACACAACCAAGGTTAACTGTTCCACAATATAATGTAATTGAGGATATTGTAAATGAAAAAATAAGCTTAGTTTTGAAGGGGGAAAAAACTCCAGAACAAGCCTTAAAAGAAGCAACGGAAAAAGTTAATAACAAGTTATTTAACTAG
- the trxB gene encoding thioredoxin-disulfide reductase, producing MTYDVIIVGAGPAGLTAAIYTARAELKTMLIEKSAPGGQAATTDTIENYPGIETVSGPDLAMNMYTQATNLGVEISMDEIVDLKLDGDIKVIATESGEFKARTVIWATGVQPRKLEVEGEQKFTSRGVSYCATCDGALYKNKIVAVVGGGDSAIEEAIFLTRFAKKVYVIHRRDKLRATKFVQNKAFKNEKIEFLYDSIVKEIAGNNKVGNLIYENVKTKQQEVLEVDGIFVYIGNIPNTRLLHGQVNLTPGGFVEAKNGVETNINGVFSAGDVNDKYLRQVVTATADGAVAAVKAQHYIEFFNKEAK from the coding sequence ATGACATATGATGTAATTATAGTGGGGGCAGGACCTGCTGGATTGACAGCGGCTATTTACACTGCCCGAGCGGAGTTAAAGACAATGTTAATTGAAAAAAGTGCACCGGGAGGACAAGCCGCAACAACAGATACTATAGAAAATTATCCCGGAATTGAAACAGTATCGGGTCCTGATTTAGCTATGAACATGTATACTCAAGCTACTAATCTTGGTGTAGAAATATCCATGGATGAAATAGTTGATTTAAAGTTAGACGGAGATATTAAGGTTATCGCAACGGAGTCTGGGGAATTTAAGGCAAGAACTGTTATTTGGGCTACTGGAGTGCAGCCAAGGAAGTTAGAGGTGGAAGGAGAGCAAAAGTTTACTAGTAGGGGCGTGTCATATTGTGCTACCTGTGATGGTGCTCTTTATAAAAATAAAATTGTAGCAGTTGTTGGGGGTGGTGATTCAGCAATCGAAGAGGCAATTTTTTTAACTCGATTTGCAAAAAAAGTTTATGTAATCCATCGTAGAGATAAGTTGAGAGCGACAAAATTTGTTCAAAATAAAGCATTCAAAAATGAAAAAATTGAGTTTTTATATGACAGTATTGTAAAAGAAATAGCTGGTAATAATAAAGTTGGGAATCTAATATACGAAAATGTAAAAACCAAACAACAAGAAGTTTTAGAAGTTGATGGGATATTTGTGTATATAGGTAATATACCAAATACAAGACTATTACATGGTCAGGTCAATCTAACACCAGGTGGATTTGTCGAAGCTAAAAATGGTGTTGAAACAAATATAAATGGTGTGTTTTCTGCTGGAGATGTTAATGATAAATACCTAAGGCAGGTAGTAACAGCTACCGCAGATGGGGCTGTGGCTGCTGTTAAGGCACAGCATTATATAGAATTTTTTAATAAGGAGGCAAAATAA
- a CDS encoding MFS transporter, with amino-acid sequence MNQLFHSFSNDVAGVGRNIHLYLTASFFAYLGMGAGNVLINLYLMNVGFNEDFVGIFLSVKLISTGLLAIPCGIITKKMGYKWSLKLALFLVGSGILLLTYFPIRQLVLISALLWGLGLSFFAVSAPPFLQENCPPRLRQQAFSYNFSVMMISMMFGNLFSGIMVESLGYTLNINYTITLTFFAVITLLGLIPLSFIKEQVVLEKTNLYSQLRDIKNVVTQNSSIGKLLFCHGMIGFGAGLIVPLFNVFLQGQVGASEGQIGTILALSQTSTAIAGLLTPWIVPRLGKIKTITYLRMASIPFLILIATGNSLYFVGLAFIFRGSLMNMTHPVELEFSMQLVNKEQRPSLSALLKTVESSTRAFSVILGGFLMSNVSYTVSYYLTCTLYLITAVLFYVWFKDKQHTKKNIDNKTINV; translated from the coding sequence ATGAACCAGTTATTCCATAGTTTTAGCAATGATGTTGCAGGAGTGGGTAGAAACATACATCTGTATTTAACTGCTTCTTTTTTTGCATACCTAGGTATGGGAGCGGGAAATGTTCTTATAAACTTATATTTGATGAATGTTGGTTTTAATGAAGATTTTGTGGGGATTTTTTTATCTGTTAAGCTTATATCTACCGGCCTTTTAGCTATTCCATGTGGTATAATAACAAAAAAAATGGGGTATAAATGGAGTCTTAAACTGGCGCTATTTTTGGTAGGTTCAGGAATTTTGTTGCTTACATATTTCCCTATAAGGCAGCTTGTGTTGATAAGTGCATTATTATGGGGCTTGGGGTTATCTTTTTTTGCAGTTAGTGCCCCGCCGTTTTTACAAGAAAACTGTCCTCCCAGGTTGAGGCAACAAGCTTTTTCTTACAACTTTTCAGTGATGATGATTTCCATGATGTTTGGAAACTTGTTTTCTGGGATTATGGTGGAAAGCCTAGGGTATACTTTAAATATTAACTACACGATTACGTTAACTTTTTTTGCTGTTATAACACTTTTAGGTTTAATTCCTCTTTCTTTTATTAAGGAACAAGTTGTGTTAGAAAAGACTAATTTATATTCGCAACTGAGGGATATAAAAAATGTAGTGACCCAAAATAGTAGTATAGGTAAATTACTTTTTTGTCATGGAATGATTGGATTCGGTGCAGGTCTGATTGTACCTTTATTTAATGTTTTTTTACAAGGGCAGGTAGGGGCTAGCGAGGGTCAGATAGGGACTATTTTAGCTTTATCTCAAACAAGTACAGCTATCGCAGGACTGCTCACTCCTTGGATAGTTCCTAGGCTAGGTAAAATAAAAACAATAACCTATCTTAGAATGGCTTCTATTCCCTTTTTAATATTAATTGCCACTGGCAATAGCTTATACTTTGTAGGTCTAGCTTTTATTTTTAGAGGCAGTTTAATGAATATGACCCATCCTGTAGAGTTAGAATTTTCTATGCAGCTAGTAAATAAGGAACAGCGCCCTTCGCTAAGCGCTTTGTTGAAAACTGTGGAAAGTAGTACCAGAGCTTTTAGTGTAATCTTAGGTGGATTTTTAATGAGTAATGTAAGTTATACAGTTTCTTACTATTTAACTTGTACCTTGTATTTGATTACTGCAGTGTTATTCTATGTGTGGTTTAAAGATAAACAACACACTAAAAAAAATATTGACAATAAAACTATTAACGTGTAA
- the trxA gene encoding thioredoxin, with translation MSVKNVNSSSFDQEVLQNDKPVLVDFYADWCGPCKMLAPVIDEVATDYNDKVKVVKVNVDENQDLAGEYGVMSIPTLIFFKNGEAVDNAGGFMPKKQLISKIEENL, from the coding sequence ATGTCTGTAAAAAATGTTAATAGTTCAAGTTTTGATCAAGAGGTACTTCAAAATGATAAGCCGGTTTTGGTGGATTTTTATGCCGACTGGTGTGGACCTTGTAAAATGCTAGCTCCTGTAATCGATGAGGTGGCAACAGATTATAACGATAAAGTTAAGGTAGTTAAGGTAAATGTTGACGAGAATCAGGATTTGGCTGGGGAATATGGTGTAATGAGCATACCGACATTAATATTCTTCAAAAATGGAGAGGCTGTCGATAATGCCGGTGGGTTTATGCCTAAAAAACAGTTGATTTCAAAGATTGAAGAAAACCTATAA